A genomic segment from Pseudoduganella chitinolytica encodes:
- the rpoB gene encoding DNA-directed RNA polymerase subunit beta, whose translation MHYSFTEKKRIRKSFAKRANVHNVPFLLATQLESYENFLQEHTPVASRKNEGLQSAFTSIFPIVSHNGFARLEFLSYVLGDPAFDVKECQLRGLTFASPLRAKVRLVILDKESPTKPVVKEMKEQEVYMGELPLMTTTGSFVINGTERVIVSQLHRSPGVFFEHDRGKTHSSGKLLFSARIIPYRGSWLDFEFDPKDILYFRVDRRRKMPVSILLKAIGMTPEQILANFFVFDNFNLRSEGGEMEFVAERLRGEVARFDIVNPKDGKTIVTKDKRINAKHVREIEAAGIAHISVPEDYLLGRVLAKNIVDPETGEVVASANDELTEEVLNRLRDSNISAIQTLYTNDLDQGAYISQTLRIDDTADQTAARIAIYRMMRPGEPPTEESVEALFNGLFYSADRYDLSAVGRMKFNRRIGRDELTGAMTLSNEDVLAVIKILVELRNGRGEVDDIDHLGNRRVRCVGELAENQFRAGLVRVERAVKERLGQAEADNLMPHDLINSKPISAAIREFFGSSQLSQFMDQTNPLSEITHKRRVSALGPGGLTRERAGFEVRDVHPTHYGRVCPIETPEGPNIGLINSLALYARLNEYGFLETPYRKVENSKVTDKIDYLSAIEEGRYIIAQANARINEEGQLDDELVSAREAGETILVSPERIQYMDVAPGQIVSVAASLIPFLEHDDANRALMGANMQRQAVPCLRPEKALVGTGIERTVAVDSGTTVQALRGGVVDYIDAGRVVIRVNDEEAQAGEVGVDIYNLIKYTRSNQNTNINQRPIVKVGDRVAKGDVIADGASTDLGELALGQNMTVAFMPWNGLNFEDSILISENVVKDDRYTSIHIEELSVVARDTKLGAEEITRDISNLAENQLARLDESGIVYIGAEVQAGDTLVGKVTPKGETQLTPEEKLLRAIFGEKASDVKDTSLRVPSGMVGTVIDVQVFTREGIPRDKRAQQIIDDELKRYRLDLNDQMRIVEGDAFQRLEKMLIGKVVNGGPKKLAKGAAITKEYLADLDKYHWFDIRPADDDAATALEAIKESIAEKRHQFDLAFEEKRKKLTQGDELQPGVQKMVKVYLAVKRRLQSGDKMAGRHGNKGVVSRIVPVEDMPYMADGTPADVVLNPLGVPSRMNVGQILETHLGWAAKGLGIRIGEMLAQQIKVEEMRKYLTTVYNESGTKEDIASFSDEEIMNLAHNLKKGVPFATPVFDGAHESEIRRMLDLAYPDEIATKLGMTPSKNQVTMYDGRTGEAFERKVTVGVMHMLKLHHLVDDKMHARSTGPYSLVTQQPLGGKAQFGGQRFGEMEVWALEAYGASYVLQEMLTVKSDDVNGRTKVYENLVKGDHVIEAGMPESFNVLVKEIRSLGIDIDLERT comes from the coding sequence ATGCACTACTCATTTACTGAGAAGAAACGCATTCGCAAATCATTCGCGAAACGCGCCAACGTCCACAACGTTCCGTTCCTGCTGGCGACCCAGCTCGAGTCTTACGAAAACTTCCTGCAGGAGCACACTCCGGTTGCCTCCCGCAAGAACGAAGGCCTGCAATCGGCCTTCACTTCCATCTTCCCGATCGTTTCGCACAACGGTTTCGCACGCCTGGAATTCCTGTCGTACGTGTTGGGCGACCCTGCGTTTGACGTGAAAGAGTGCCAACTCCGTGGCCTGACCTTCGCATCGCCGCTGCGCGCGAAAGTGCGCCTCGTGATCCTGGACAAGGAATCGCCGACCAAGCCGGTCGTCAAGGAAATGAAGGAACAGGAAGTCTACATGGGCGAACTGCCCCTGATGACGACCACCGGTTCGTTCGTGATCAACGGTACCGAGCGCGTGATCGTTTCGCAGCTGCACCGTTCCCCGGGCGTGTTCTTCGAACACGACCGCGGCAAGACGCACTCGTCCGGCAAGCTGCTGTTCTCGGCCCGTATCATTCCTTACCGCGGCTCGTGGCTGGACTTCGAGTTCGATCCGAAGGACATCCTGTACTTCCGCGTCGACCGTCGCCGCAAGATGCCCGTGTCGATCCTGCTGAAGGCCATCGGCATGACGCCGGAACAGATCCTGGCGAACTTCTTCGTGTTCGACAATTTCAACCTGCGCTCGGAAGGCGGCGAGATGGAATTCGTCGCCGAACGCTTGCGCGGTGAAGTCGCGCGCTTCGACATCGTCAATCCGAAGGACGGCAAGACGATCGTCACGAAGGACAAGCGCATCAACGCCAAGCACGTCCGTGAAATCGAAGCCGCCGGCATCGCCCACATCTCCGTGCCGGAAGACTACCTGCTGGGCCGCGTGCTGGCCAAGAACATCGTCGATCCGGAAACGGGCGAAGTGGTCGCATCGGCCAACGACGAGCTGACCGAAGAAGTCCTGAACCGCCTGCGCGATTCGAACATCTCCGCGATCCAGACGCTGTACACCAACGACCTGGACCAGGGCGCGTACATCTCGCAGACGCTGCGCATCGACGACACCGCCGACCAGACCGCCGCCCGCATCGCGATCTACCGCATGATGCGTCCTGGCGAACCGCCGACCGAAGAGTCGGTCGAAGCGCTGTTCAACGGCCTGTTCTACAGCGCCGACCGTTACGACCTGTCCGCCGTGGGCCGCATGAAGTTCAACCGCCGCATCGGCCGTGACGAACTGACGGGCGCCATGACGCTGTCGAACGAAGACGTGCTGGCCGTGATCAAGATCCTGGTCGAGCTGCGCAATGGCCGCGGCGAAGTCGACGATATCGATCACCTGGGTAACCGTCGCGTCCGTTGCGTGGGCGAACTGGCCGAAAACCAGTTCCGCGCCGGTCTCGTGCGTGTCGAGCGTGCCGTCAAGGAACGCCTGGGCCAGGCCGAAGCCGACAACCTGATGCCGCATGACCTGATCAACAGCAAGCCGATCTCGGCCGCGATCCGCGAGTTCTTCGGTTCGTCGCAGCTGTCCCAGTTCATGGACCAGACCAACCCGCTGTCCGAGATCACCCACAAGCGCCGTGTTTCCGCACTGGGCCCGGGCGGCCTGACGCGCGAACGCGCCGGCTTCGAGGTGCGCGACGTGCACCCGACCCACTACGGCCGCGTCTGCCCGATCGAAACGCCGGAAGGTCCGAACATCGGCCTGATCAACTCGCTGGCACTGTACGCCCGCCTGAACGAATACGGTTTCCTGGAAACCCCGTACCGCAAGGTCGAGAATTCGAAGGTCACCGACAAGATCGACTACCTGTCCGCGATCGAAGAAGGCCGCTACATCATTGCCCAGGCAAATGCCCGGATCAATGAAGAAGGCCAGCTGGACGACGAACTGGTGTCGGCCCGTGAAGCCGGCGAAACGATCCTCGTGTCGCCAGAGCGTATCCAGTACATGGACGTGGCGCCAGGCCAGATCGTTTCCGTCGCTGCCTCGCTGATTCCGTTCCTGGAACACGATGACGCGAACCGTGCACTGATGGGCGCCAACATGCAGCGCCAGGCCGTGCCTTGCCTGCGTCCTGAAAAGGCGCTGGTCGGTACCGGTATCGAACGTACCGTGGCAGTCGACTCCGGCACGACCGTGCAGGCGCTGCGTGGCGGCGTGGTGGACTACATCGATGCGGGCCGTGTGGTGATTCGCGTCAACGACGAAGAAGCGCAAGCTGGCGAAGTCGGTGTCGACATCTACAACCTGATCAAGTACACCCGTTCGAACCAGAACACGAACATCAACCAGCGTCCGATCGTCAAGGTGGGCGACCGCGTGGCCAAGGGCGACGTCATCGCCGACGGCGCATCGACCGACTTGGGCGAACTGGCACTGGGCCAGAACATGACCGTGGCGTTCATGCCATGGAATGGTCTGAACTTCGAGGATTCGATCCTGATCTCGGAAAACGTCGTCAAGGACGACCGTTACACGTCGATCCACATCGAAGAACTGTCCGTCGTTGCTCGTGACACCAAACTGGGCGCGGAAGAAATCACCCGCGACATTTCGAACCTGGCCGAAAACCAGCTGGCTCGCCTGGACGAATCCGGCATCGTGTACATCGGCGCCGAAGTGCAGGCCGGCGACACGCTGGTCGGTAAAGTGACGCCGAAGGGCGAAACGCAACTGACGCCGGAAGAGAAGCTGCTGCGCGCGATCTTCGGCGAAAAAGCCTCCGACGTGAAAGACACGTCGCTGCGCGTGCCTTCGGGCATGGTCGGTACCGTCATCGACGTGCAGGTGTTCACCCGCGAAGGCATCCCGCGCGACAAGCGCGCCCAGCAGATCATCGACGACGAGCTGAAGCGCTACCGCCTGGACCTGAACGACCAGATGCGTATCGTCGAGGGCGATGCCTTCCAGCGTCTGGAAAAGATGCTGATCGGTAAAGTCGTCAACGGCGGTCCGAAGAAGCTGGCGAAGGGTGCTGCGATCACCAAGGAATACCTGGCCGACCTGGACAAGTACCACTGGTTCGACATCCGTCCGGCGGACGACGATGCGGCCACGGCCCTGGAAGCGATCAAGGAATCGATCGCCGAGAAGCGCCACCAGTTCGACCTGGCCTTCGAAGAGAAGCGCAAGAAGCTGACGCAGGGCGACGAGCTGCAGCCTGGCGTGCAGAAGATGGTCAAGGTCTACCTGGCCGTCAAGCGCCGCCTGCAGTCGGGCGACAAGATGGCAGGCCGCCACGGTAACAAGGGTGTGGTCTCGCGGATCGTGCCGGTGGAAGACATGCCGTACATGGCCGACGGTACGCCGGCCGACGTCGTGCTGAACCCGCTGGGCGTTCCTTCCCGAATGAACGTGGGTCAGATCCTGGAAACGCACTTGGGCTGGGCTGCCAAGGGCCTGGGCATCCGTATCGGCGAAATGCTGGCACAGCAGATCAAGGTCGAAGAGATGCGCAAGTACCTGACGACCGTGTACAACGAGTCCGGTACCAAGGAAGACATCGCTTCGTTCAGCGACGAAGAGATCATGAACCTGGCGCACAACCTGAAGAAGGGTGTGCCGTTCGCGACGCCGGTGTTCGACGGTGCGCACGAATCGGAAATCCGCCGCATGCTGGACCTGGCGTACCCTGACGAGATCGCGACGAAGCTGGGCATGACCCCGTCGAAGAATCAGGTCACGATGTACGACGGCCGCACCGGCGAAGCGTTCGAGCGCAAGGTGACTGTCGGCGTGATGCACATGCTGAAACTGCACCACCTGGTCGACGACAAGATGCACGCCCGTTCGACCGGCCCATACTCGCTGGTGACGCAGCAGCCACTGGGCGGTAAAGCCCAGTTCGGTGGCCAGCGCTTCGGTGAGATGGAGGTGTGGGCACTGGAAGCGTACGGCGCATCGTACGTGCTGCAAGAAATGCTGACCGTGAAGTCCGATGACGTGAATGGCCGTACCAAAGTGTACGAAAACCTCGTCAAGGGCGACCACGTGATCGAAGCCGGCATGCCGGAATCGTTCAACGTGCTGGTGAAAGAGATCCGTTCCCTGGGTATCGATATCGACCTGGAACGCACCTAA
- the rpoC gene encoding DNA-directed RNA polymerase subunit beta' — MKALLDLFKQVQTNETFDAIKIGLASPEKIRSWSYGEVKKPETINYRTFKPERDGLFCAKIFGPIKDYECLCGKYKRLKHRGVICEKCGVEVTLAKVRRERMGHIELASPTAHIWFLKSLPSRLGMVLDMTLRDIERVLYFEAYVVTDPGMTPLKKCQIMSEDDYAAKYEEYGDDFTAYMGAEGIRELLRSIDIHRDAETLRVELKESKSEAKIKKYAKRLKVLEAFQRSGIKPEWMIMEVLPVLPPELRPLVPLDGGRFATSDLNDLYRRVINRNNRLKRLMELRAPEIITRNEKRMLQEAVDSLLDNGRRGKAMTGANKRPLKSLAEMIKGKGGRFRQNLLGKRVDYSGRSVIVVGPQLKLHQCGLPKLMALELFKPFIFNKLELMGLATTIKAAKKLVEIQEPVVWDILEDVIREHPIMLNRAPTLHRLGIQAFEPVLIEGKAIQLHPLVCAAFNADFDGDQMAVHVPLSIEAQMEARTLMLASNNILFPSNGEPSIVPSQDIVLGLYYATREAINAKGEGMLFPDVSEVIRAYDNKEVELATRITVRIVENPRDPATGEFVRTLTRYETTVGRAILSEILPKGLPFSVLNRSLKKKEISKLINTSFRKCGLRATVVFADQLMQSGFRLATRAGISICVDDMLVPDVKKSLIATAESEVKQIEQQYASGLVTAGERYNKVVDIWGKTSDEVGKAMMDQLKVEDVVKRDGTQTTQESFNAIYMMADSGARGSAAQIRQLAGMRGLMAKPDGSIIETPITANFREGLNVLQYFISTHGARKGLADTALKTANSGYLTRRLVDVTQDLVVIEDDCGTSNGTQMKAMVEGGEVIEALRDRILGRVAGTDIVNPETQETVYEAGTLLDEDMVEDIERMGIDEVKVRTPLTCDTRYGLCAKCYGRDLGRGMLVNSGEAVGVVAAQSIGEPGTQLTMRTFHIGGAASRAAVASSVEAKSNGTVRFTATMRYVTNGKGAQIVISRSGEVLITDDHGRERERHKVPYGATLIVKDGMAIKAGTPLATWDPLTRPIITEYAGTVRFENVEEGVTVARQVDEVTGLATLVVIDAKRRGSLTKTMRPQVKLLNDDGHEVKIAGTEHAVAIGFQVGALIMVKDGQQVSVGEVLARIPTESQKTRDITGGLPRVAELFEARSPKDAGMLAEVTGTVAFGKETKGKQRLEITDMDGNKHEFLITKDKQVLVHDGQVVNKGEMIVDGPADPQDILRLLGIEALARYIVDEVQDVYRLQGVKINDKHIEVIVRQMLRRVQITNAGDTDYIVGEQVERSELLEENDKVIAAGKLPATYENVLLGITKASLSTDSFISAASFQETTRVLTEAAIMGKRDGLRGLKENVIVGRLIPGGTGLAFHRARREKEVWEAEERNALLQAERAAMSGADVEAIETSTISQDEGGEA, encoded by the coding sequence ATGAAAGCCCTGCTCGATCTATTCAAGCAAGTACAGACGAACGAGACCTTTGACGCGATCAAGATCGGTCTCGCCTCGCCTGAAAAAATCCGTTCGTGGTCCTACGGCGAAGTCAAGAAGCCGGAAACCATCAACTACCGTACGTTCAAGCCGGAACGCGACGGCCTGTTCTGCGCAAAAATCTTTGGCCCGATCAAGGACTACGAGTGCCTGTGCGGCAAGTACAAGCGCCTGAAGCACCGCGGCGTCATCTGCGAGAAGTGCGGCGTCGAAGTCACGCTGGCGAAGGTGCGCCGTGAGCGCATGGGCCACATCGAGCTGGCCTCGCCGACCGCGCACATCTGGTTCCTGAAGTCGCTGCCGTCGCGCCTGGGCATGGTCCTGGACATGACGCTGCGCGATATCGAACGCGTGCTGTACTTCGAAGCATACGTCGTGACCGATCCTGGCATGACCCCGCTGAAGAAGTGCCAGATCATGTCGGAAGACGACTACGCCGCCAAGTACGAAGAGTACGGCGACGACTTCACCGCGTACATGGGCGCCGAGGGCATCCGTGAACTGCTGCGCTCGATCGACATCCACCGCGATGCCGAGACGCTGCGCGTCGAGCTGAAGGAATCGAAGTCCGAAGCGAAGATCAAGAAATACGCCAAGCGCCTGAAAGTGCTGGAAGCGTTCCAGCGTTCGGGCATCAAGCCCGAGTGGATGATCATGGAAGTGCTGCCGGTGCTGCCGCCGGAACTGCGCCCGCTGGTCCCGCTGGATGGCGGCCGTTTCGCCACGTCCGACCTGAACGACCTGTACCGCCGCGTCATCAACCGTAATAACCGCCTGAAGCGCCTGATGGAACTGCGCGCGCCGGAAATCATTACGCGTAACGAGAAGCGCATGCTGCAGGAAGCAGTGGACTCGCTGCTGGACAACGGCCGTCGCGGCAAGGCGATGACCGGCGCCAACAAGCGTCCGCTGAAGTCGCTGGCCGAGATGATCAAGGGTAAGGGCGGTCGTTTCCGTCAGAACTTGCTGGGCAAGCGCGTCGACTACTCGGGCCGTTCGGTCATCGTGGTGGGTCCGCAGCTGAAACTGCACCAGTGCGGCCTGCCGAAGCTGATGGCTCTCGAACTGTTCAAGCCATTCATCTTCAACAAGCTCGAACTGATGGGCCTGGCGACGACGATCAAGGCGGCCAAGAAGCTGGTCGAGATCCAGGAACCGGTGGTCTGGGACATCCTGGAAGACGTGATCCGCGAACACCCGATCATGCTGAACCGTGCACCAACGCTGCACCGCCTGGGTATCCAGGCGTTCGAGCCGGTGCTGATCGAAGGTAAAGCCATCCAGCTGCACCCGCTGGTCTGCGCGGCGTTCAACGCCGACTTCGACGGTGACCAGATGGCTGTCCACGTGCCGCTGTCGATCGAAGCACAGATGGAAGCGCGTACGCTGATGCTGGCGTCGAACAACATCCTGTTCCCGTCGAACGGCGAACCGTCGATCGTGCCGTCCCAGGATATCGTGCTGGGTCTGTACTACGCGACGCGCGAGGCGATCAACGCCAAGGGCGAAGGCATGCTGTTCCCGGACGTCTCGGAAGTGATCCGTGCGTACGACAACAAGGAAGTCGAGCTGGCCACGCGCATCACCGTGCGTATCGTCGAGAATCCACGCGATCCGGCGACGGGCGAGTTCGTCCGTACGCTGACCCGCTACGAAACGACGGTCGGCCGCGCCATCCTGTCCGAGATCCTGCCGAAGGGCCTGCCGTTCAGCGTGCTGAACCGCTCCCTGAAGAAGAAGGAAATCTCGAAGCTGATCAACACGTCGTTCCGCAAGTGCGGCCTGCGTGCGACCGTCGTGTTTGCCGACCAGCTGATGCAGTCGGGCTTCCGCCTGGCAACGCGCGCCGGTATCTCGATCTGCGTGGACGACATGCTGGTGCCGGACGTCAAGAAGTCGCTGATCGCGACGGCCGAATCGGAGGTGAAGCAGATCGAGCAGCAGTACGCCTCGGGTCTGGTCACCGCCGGCGAGCGTTACAACAAGGTCGTCGACATCTGGGGCAAGACCTCGGACGAAGTCGGCAAGGCCATGATGGACCAGCTGAAAGTGGAAGACGTCGTCAAGCGCGACGGCACCCAGACGACCCAGGAATCGTTCAACGCGATTTACATGATGGCCGACTCGGGCGCCCGTGGTTCGGCAGCACAGATCCGCCAGCTGGCCGGTATGCGTGGTCTGATGGCGAAACCGGACGGCTCGATTATCGAGACGCCGATTACGGCAAACTTCCGCGAAGGCCTGAACGTTCTGCAGTACTTCATCTCGACCCACGGCGCTCGTAAAGGTCTGGCCGATACGGCACTGAAGACGGCAAACTCGGGTTACCTGACCCGTCGTCTGGTCGACGTGACGCAGGATCTGGTCGTGATCGAAGACGATTGCGGCACGTCCAACGGCACGCAGATGAAGGCCATGGTCGAGGGCGGTGAAGTCATCGAAGCCCTGCGCGACCGTATCCTGGGCCGCGTGGCGGGCACCGACATCGTCAATCCTGAAACCCAGGAAACGGTGTACGAAGCCGGCACGCTGCTGGACGAAGACATGGTCGAGGACATCGAACGCATGGGCATCGACGAAGTCAAGGTCCGCACGCCGCTGACCTGCGACACGCGTTACGGCCTGTGCGCCAAGTGCTACGGCCGCGACCTGGGCCGCGGCATGCTGGTCAACTCCGGCGAAGCCGTCGGTGTTGTCGCGGCACAGTCGATCGGTGAGCCGGGTACCCAGCTGACGATGCGTACGTTCCACATCGGTGGTGCGGCGTCGCGTGCAGCGGTGGCCTCGTCCGTCGAAGCCAAGTCGAACGGTACCGTGCGCTTCACGGCCACGATGCGTTACGTCACGAACGGCAAGGGCGCGCAGATCGTCATTTCCCGTTCCGGCGAAGTGCTGATCACCGACGACCACGGCCGCGAGCGCGAGCGTCACAAGGTGCCGTACGGCGCCACGCTGATCGTCAAGGATGGCATGGCGATCAAGGCCGGCACGCCGCTGGCGACGTGGGACCCGCTGACCCGTCCGATCATTACCGAGTACGCCGGTACGGTGCGCTTCGAGAATGTGGAAGAAGGCGTCACGGTGGCCCGTCAGGTCGACGAAGTCACCGGCCTGGCAACCCTGGTCGTGATCGATGCGAAGCGTCGCGGTTCGCTGACCAAGACGATGCGTCCGCAGGTGAAACTGCTGAACGACGACGGCCACGAAGTGAAGATCGCCGGCACGGAACACGCCGTGGCGATCGGCTTCCAGGTCGGCGCGCTGATCATGGTGAAAGACGGCCAGCAAGTGTCGGTCGGTGAAGTCCTGGCGCGTATCCCGACGGAATCGCAGAAGACCCGCGACATTACCGGTGGTCTGCCGCGCGTTGCCGAGCTGTTCGAAGCCCGTTCGCCGAAAGACGCGGGCATGCTGGCGGAAGTCACCGGTACGGTGGCCTTCGGCAAGGAAACGAAGGGCAAGCAGCGTCTGGAAATCACGGACATGGACGGCAACAAGCACGAGTTCCTGATCACCAAGGACAAGCAGGTCCTGGTCCACGACGGCCAAGTCGTGAACAAGGGCGAGATGATCGTGGACGGCCCGGCCGATCCACAGGACATCCTGCGCCTGCTGGGTATCGAAGCGCTGGCACGTTACATCGTCGACGAAGTGCAGGACGTCTACCGTCTGCAGGGCGTGAAGATCAACGACAAGCACATCGAAGTGATCGTGCGCCAGATGCTGCGCCGCGTGCAGATCACCAACGCCGGCGACACCGACTACATCGTCGGCGAGCAGGTGGAGCGTTCGGAGCTGCTGGAAGAGAACGACAAGGTCATCGCCGCGGGCAAGCTGCCGGCGACGTACGAGAACGTGCTGCTGGGTATTACGAAGGCATCGCTGTCGACCGATTCGTTCATCTCGGCCGCATCGTTCCAGGAAACCACGCGCGTCCTGACGGAAGCGGCGATCATGGGCAAGCGCGACGGTCTGCGCGGCCTGAAGGAAAACGTCATCGTCGGCCGCCTGATCCCTGGCGGTACGGGCCTGGCCTTCCACCGCGCCCGTCGCGAGAAGGAAGTCTGGGAAGCCGAAGAACGCAACGCCCTGCTGCAAGCCGAGCGCGCAGCGATGAGCGGTGCGGACGTCGAGGCGATCGAGACGTCGACCATCTCGCAGGACGAGGGCGGCGAGGCGTAA
- a CDS encoding DUF262 domain-containing protein — MNDKININELQQQLESERRLVSFDSYDMTVRQLYDMFLEGNIFVPPEYQRQFVWPVDRESELIESILLGIPVPSLFMATNPDATWEIVDGVQRLSTIVHFASDDPAQLKKINRKHSLVIANLEKLSGLNHGTYAELAKSMQLMFMTRPIRVTVLNDKSDMNVRFDLFERLNTGGVSLTNQEIRNCIFRGKFNESLKLLSQSEEFVKAVKLNDASQKNGMAEEYVLRFFAYYDNHSNFDHSVKEFLNDYMKAHASKGPAATKVALFKRVFSTLAEAYPNGITRGQSSITAANLYEALAVGTALAMKAKKPISVRKLAKLADNPDLKKLTTGATNSRRMVLSRINFVKDAV, encoded by the coding sequence ATGAACGACAAAATAAACATAAATGAACTACAACAGCAATTAGAGAGCGAACGTCGACTTGTGTCGTTTGATAGTTATGATATGACTGTCCGGCAGCTGTATGATATGTTTTTAGAGGGAAACATATTCGTTCCGCCTGAATATCAGCGCCAATTCGTCTGGCCCGTTGACCGAGAGTCAGAATTGATTGAGTCAATCTTGCTTGGCATCCCAGTTCCGAGTTTGTTTATGGCGACAAATCCTGATGCCACGTGGGAAATTGTTGATGGAGTTCAACGATTGTCAACCATTGTACACTTTGCCTCAGACGATCCCGCACAATTAAAGAAAATCAATCGAAAGCATTCACTAGTAATTGCTAACTTGGAAAAATTGTCGGGCTTAAATCACGGTACTTACGCGGAACTGGCAAAGTCTATGCAATTGATGTTTATGACCAGGCCAATCCGTGTTACCGTGCTGAACGACAAAAGTGATATGAACGTTCGATTCGATTTGTTCGAGCGGCTGAATACTGGCGGCGTCTCTCTTACAAATCAGGAAATTAGGAACTGTATTTTCCGCGGGAAGTTTAACGAGTCCCTCAAGTTATTGTCGCAGAGTGAGGAATTTGTGAAGGCTGTAAAACTGAACGACGCGTCGCAGAAAAATGGTATGGCGGAGGAGTACGTCCTACGGTTCTTTGCTTATTATGATAATCATTCTAACTTTGATCACAGTGTCAAGGAGTTCCTAAACGATTATATGAAAGCTCACGCATCAAAAGGCCCGGCGGCCACAAAGGTCGCGCTTTTCAAACGCGTCTTTTCTACTTTAGCCGAAGCTTATCCGAATGGAATTACCCGCGGCCAATCGTCAATCACTGCCGCAAACTTGTATGAGGCTTTGGCGGTAGGAACTGCCTTAGCTATGAAAGCCAAGAAACCTATATCCGTTAGGAAACTGGCGAAGCTGGCAGATAACCCGGACTTGAAAAAACTAACCACTGGGGCGACAAATAGCCGGCGTATGGTTCTATCTCGGATAAATTTCGTTAAGGATGCGGTGTGA
- a CDS encoding MAE_28990/MAE_18760 family HEPN-like nuclease, which translates to MAIERAAITNRLSEVHKLWLYIKHNESSATPPIDIDEIKMVRGLFFVSLYGAYERSVNESVVQYFTLINSLGISYNHFSGNFYPAAFDSMFTSLRTSEQKWKKRVEFGAFVESSEVCQINSGVFEDQLQNPKSKILKMIAEYLGASQLYNRNHADELYLDEVVEKRNQVAHGRNTAIVVGSTGRSDELVIRYQAISRILESFVQMLENHYLSKDYIRPPYRGQYN; encoded by the coding sequence ATGGCGATCGAGCGTGCCGCTATTACTAATCGGCTATCCGAAGTGCACAAGCTCTGGCTTTATATAAAGCATAACGAATCTAGCGCCACGCCGCCAATCGATATTGATGAGATTAAGATGGTCCGTGGGCTATTTTTTGTGAGCCTCTACGGTGCATATGAGCGGTCAGTAAATGAGTCAGTGGTCCAGTACTTCACTCTAATAAACTCTTTAGGCATAAGCTATAATCATTTTTCCGGGAACTTCTATCCGGCGGCGTTTGATTCTATGTTTACGTCATTGCGCACGTCAGAGCAGAAGTGGAAAAAACGTGTCGAGTTCGGGGCGTTCGTTGAATCTTCTGAGGTGTGTCAGATAAATAGTGGTGTATTCGAAGATCAACTCCAGAATCCGAAGTCTAAAATATTGAAGATGATAGCGGAATATCTTGGTGCATCTCAGCTTTATAACCGGAATCATGCAGATGAACTTTATCTTGATGAGGTCGTGGAAAAAAGAAATCAGGTTGCCCATGGTAGGAATACCGCGATTGTTGTTGGAAGTACCGGACGATCAGATGAGCTAGTTATCCGCTATCAGGCAATAAGTCGGATTTTGGAGTCTTTTGTTCAGATGCTGGAAAATCATTATTTGTCGAAGGATTATATTAGGCCTCCATATAGGGGGCAATACAACTGA